Sequence from the Acidimicrobiales bacterium genome:
GGCAGGCCAGGCCCGGTTCGGGGACTATCAGGCCAACGCGGCGATGGCCCTGTCGAAGCGGCTGGGCCGGCCCGGACGGGACGTGGCCGACGCCATCCTCGCCCACCTCGACGGCCGCGGCGTGGTGGCCAAGGCGGAGGTCGCGGGCGGCGGGTTCATCAACCTGACCCTCGACGACACCTACCTGGCCAGGGAGACGGAGGCCTCGGCCGCCAGTCCGACATTCGGGGTGGCTCGGACGGCGGCGCCCCGCCGCTTCGTGGTCGACTTCGCCGGGCCCAACGTGGCCAAGGAGATGCATGTCGGCCACCTGCGCAGCTGCGCCATCGGCGACGCCCTGGCCCGGATCCTCGAGTTCCTCGGCCACCGGGTCATGCGCCAGGACCATCTCGGTGACTGGGGCCGCCAGTTCGGGATGCTCATCGAGCACCTCGTCGACCTGGGCTGGGACACCGCCGATGCCGGCAGCGGCGCACCGAGGTCCATATCCGACCTCAACGAGCTCTACCGGCAGGCCCAGGAGAAGCTCGACTCCGACCCGGCGTTCGCCGACCGGTCCCGGACCCGCGTGGTGGCCCTCCAGTCGGGTGACGCCCGGTCGATGGCGCTGTGGAAGGAGCTGGTGGCGGAGTCCCGCCGCCACTTCGAGGAGGTCTATCGCCGCCTCGGCGTCACCCTCCGGCCCGAGGACGTCCGGCCCGAGAGCTTCTACAACGAGACGCTCGGCCCGATGGTGGCCGAGCTCGAGCACAAGGGCCTCGTGGCCGTCGACCAGGGGGCCCTGTGCGCCTTCCCGGAGGGATTCACCGGGCGGGACGGGGGGCCTCTTCCCCTGATCGTGCGCAACTCGTTCGGGGGCTACGGCTACGCCGCCACCGACCTGGCGGGGGTCAGGTTCTCGGTGCGCGACCTCGGCGCCGACCGGCTGGTGTACGTGACCGACGCCCGCCAGGCCCAGCACTTCGCCATGGTGTTCGCCGTCGCCGGCCAGGCGGGCTGGCTCGGCGAGCGCGCCGCGGCCGAGCACGCCCCGTTCGGGACCATCCTCGGCCCGGACAACAAACCGTTCAAGACCCGGTCCGGGGACACCATCCGCCTGGCCGACCTGCTCGACGAAGCGGTCGAGCGGGCCCGGGCCGTGGTGGTGGAGAAGAGTCCCGACCTCGACGCCGACGCCGCCGCCGCGGTGGCCGAGGCGGTCGGCATCGGGAGCGTCAAGTACAACGACCTGGCCAACGACCGGGTGAAGGACTACGTCTTCGACTGGGACCGGATGCTGGCCCGGGAGGGAAACACCGCTCCCTACC
This genomic interval carries:
- the argS gene encoding arginine--tRNA ligase, whose protein sequence is MPDPVHILTERLQGAIGAAFGPELAGADPVLRRAGQARFGDYQANAAMALSKRLGRPGRDVADAILAHLDGRGVVAKAEVAGGGFINLTLDDTYLARETEASAASPTFGVARTAAPRRFVVDFAGPNVAKEMHVGHLRSCAIGDALARILEFLGHRVMRQDHLGDWGRQFGMLIEHLVDLGWDTADAGSGAPRSISDLNELYRQAQEKLDSDPAFADRSRTRVVALQSGDARSMALWKELVAESRRHFEEVYRRLGVTLRPEDVRPESFYNETLGPMVAELEHKGLVAVDQGALCAFPEGFTGRDGGPLPLIVRNSFGGYGYAATDLAGVRFSVRDLGADRLVYVTDARQAQHFAMVFAVAGQAGWLGERAAAEHAPFGTILGPDNKPFKTRSGDTIRLADLLDEAVERARAVVVEKSPDLDADAAAAVAEAVGIGSVKYNDLANDRVKDYVFDWDRMLAREGNTAPYLQYAHARIHSIFRRGSEMEMAQEPAHAGDIHLVLAEPQERALALALVGFDGAVHATATHLQPHRLCTYLFELATTFTTFYEACPVLRADPEVRESRLGLSALTAAVLGRGLDLLGIAAPQRM